One Clostridium sp. CM027 genomic window carries:
- a CDS encoding PTS glucose transporter subunit IIA, which produces MFSFLKKSKEGKSMILKSPVVGRCFDISEIPDEVFSSKMLGNGIGFESTEGVLYSPVDGEILQVFPTKHALILKSKEGIEILLHIGIDTVEMKGEGFEAFAQKGQQVKAGDKLLTFNNELIKAKAKTNLSVLVLTDNEIMESVEFKLGTVDKNDEVITIKIKK; this is translated from the coding sequence ATGTTTAGTTTTTTAAAAAAGAGCAAAGAAGGAAAGAGTATGATTTTAAAATCTCCAGTTGTGGGAAGATGTTTTGACATATCAGAAATACCTGATGAAGTTTTTTCATCTAAAATGTTAGGTAATGGGATAGGATTTGAATCTACAGAAGGAGTATTATATTCACCAGTTGATGGTGAAATTCTTCAAGTATTCCCTACAAAACATGCCTTAATTTTAAAGAGCAAAGAAGGTATAGAGATACTACTTCACATAGGTATTGATACTGTAGAGATGAAGGGTGAGGGCTTCGAAGCTTTTGCGCAAAAGGGACAACAAGTTAAGGCTGGAGATAAATTATTAACTTTTAATAATGAATTAATAAAAGCTAAAGCTAAAACTAATTTAAGTGTTCTAGTTCTTACAGATAATGAAATAATGGAATCTGTAGAATTTAAGTTAGGGACTGTAGATAAAAATGATGAAGTTATAACAATAAAAATAAAAAAATAG
- a CDS encoding HPr family phosphocarrier protein: MMEKKAIVKSESGIHARPALSVVKEASKFKSEVLIVKEGNEYNAKSIVAIMCMAAVKDDEITIKTTGDDEEAAAVAMVKLIEEGLGK; the protein is encoded by the coding sequence ATGATGGAAAAAAAAGCAATAGTTAAAAGTGAAAGTGGAATACATGCAAGGCCGGCATTATCAGTAGTTAAAGAGGCTTCTAAGTTTAAATCAGAAGTTCTTATAGTAAAAGAGGGCAATGAGTATAATGCAAAAAGTATAGTAGCTATAATGTGTATGGCAGCTGTTAAAGATGATGAAATAACAATAAAAACTACTGGTGATGATGAAGAAGCCGCTGCGGTAGCTATGGTAAAACTTATAGAAGAAGGACTTGGAAAATAG
- a CDS encoding PRD domain-containing protein, with the protein MNIDYKVLKSLSSNVVVSEKDDNVYVLFGKGIGFGKKPGELIAKGSAIDQKFIKIDDSEKANYVEIIQNVEGKILAVAEEIISFAEDRLQEKLNSHIHVGLSDHISFAIKRMELGINIVNPFLNEIQTLYPNEYSIAEKGTKFIKEKLNVALPESEIGFITLHIYSARVNEEVSQSLKYTRIVKEVMEYIQELLGIKTSEKSMEYGRLVSHLRYALDRIDNDKVLKNVMLGSVKAQMSEDFEISKKVCEFISEKLSKEVCEDEASYICMHVHRLKQSN; encoded by the coding sequence ATGAATATTGATTATAAGGTATTAAAATCTCTTAGTAGTAATGTTGTTGTTTCAGAGAAAGACGATAATGTCTATGTTCTTTTTGGTAAAGGAATAGGATTTGGTAAAAAACCTGGTGAACTTATAGCTAAAGGGAGTGCCATAGACCAGAAATTTATTAAAATAGATGATAGTGAAAAAGCTAACTATGTGGAAATCATTCAAAATGTAGAAGGTAAAATATTGGCAGTAGCAGAAGAAATAATTTCTTTTGCGGAAGATAGGTTACAAGAAAAATTAAATTCACATATACATGTTGGTCTAAGCGACCATATTAGTTTTGCAATTAAAAGAATGGAACTTGGAATTAATATAGTTAATCCATTTCTAAATGAAATACAAACATTATACCCTAATGAATATAGCATAGCAGAAAAAGGAACAAAATTTATCAAAGAAAAATTAAATGTGGCTTTGCCAGAAAGTGAAATCGGTTTTATTACTCTTCATATATATTCTGCAAGAGTTAACGAGGAAGTGTCTCAAAGCCTTAAGTATACTAGAATCGTTAAAGAAGTAATGGAATATATCCAAGAGTTACTTGGAATAAAAACTAGTGAAAAATCAATGGAATATGGGAGATTAGTTTCTCATTTAAGGTATGCTTTAGATAGAATAGATAATGATAAGGTTCTAAAAAATGTAATGCTGGGATCTGTTAAAGCTCAGATGAGCGAAGACTTTGAAATTTCTAAGAAAGTATGTGAATTTATATCAGAAAAACTTTCAAAAGAAGTTTGTGAAGATGAAGCTTCATATATTTGTATGCATGTACATAGATTAAAGCAATCAAATTAA
- the hcp gene encoding hydroxylamine reductase yields MSMFCYQCQETSKGTGCTSRGVCGKTEDLANMQDLLIYVLKGISIYSTRARELGVENQEVNKFVVNGLFMTITNANFDKVRFIETITKALELREIIKAELVNAGGVIDGKIPECAIWTGTSEEFESKSMNVGVLKTENEDVRSLRELVTYGIKGMAAYADHAYNLGYENNDLHAFMQKGLAQTTNDNLSVDELVALVLECGKYGVDAMALLDGANTTTYGNPEITKVNIGTRNNPGILISGHDLKDMEELLKQTEGTGVDVYTHSEMLPANYYPAFKKYDQLVGNYGNAWWKQNSEFESFNGPILMTTNCITPPKDSYKERVYTTGASGFPSMNHIADRKDGTAKDFSAIIEHAKKCSAPIEIERGEIVGGFAHNQVIALADKVVEAVKTGAIKRFFVMAGCDGRMKGREYYTDFAKELPTDTVILTAGCAKYRYNKLELGDIGGIPRVLDAGQCNDSYSLVVIAMKLQEVFGLDDINELPITYNIAWYEQKAVIVLLALLHLGVKNIHLGPTLPAFLSPNVVNVLVENFGIAGISSVEEDIKMFMA; encoded by the coding sequence ATGAGTATGTTTTGTTATCAATGTCAAGAAACTTCAAAGGGCACAGGATGCACATCACGAGGAGTTTGTGGTAAAACAGAGGATTTAGCTAATATGCAGGATTTATTAATATATGTTTTAAAAGGAATATCAATTTATAGCACAAGAGCAAGGGAACTAGGGGTAGAAAATCAAGAAGTAAATAAATTTGTAGTAAATGGATTATTCATGACTATAACAAATGCAAATTTTGATAAAGTTAGATTTATAGAAACAATAACAAAAGCATTAGAATTACGTGAAATAATTAAGGCAGAACTCGTAAATGCTGGTGGAGTAATAGATGGTAAAATACCAGAATGTGCAATATGGACAGGTACTTCTGAAGAATTTGAGAGCAAATCTATGAATGTAGGAGTTCTTAAAACAGAAAATGAAGATGTAAGATCTTTAAGAGAACTTGTAACTTATGGTATCAAAGGAATGGCAGCTTATGCTGATCATGCATATAACTTAGGGTATGAAAACAATGACCTGCATGCATTTATGCAAAAAGGACTTGCACAAACTACTAATGATAACTTATCTGTTGATGAATTAGTTGCATTGGTACTTGAGTGTGGTAAATATGGAGTAGATGCTATGGCACTACTTGATGGAGCTAATACAACTACCTACGGAAATCCAGAAATTACAAAGGTTAATATAGGAACCCGTAATAACCCAGGAATATTAATTAGTGGACATGATTTAAAGGATATGGAAGAATTGTTAAAACAAACAGAAGGTACAGGAGTAGATGTATATACTCATAGTGAAATGTTACCAGCAAACTACTATCCAGCTTTTAAAAAATATGATCAACTTGTAGGTAACTACGGAAATGCGTGGTGGAAACAAAATTCAGAGTTTGAAAGCTTTAATGGACCAATACTAATGACAACAAACTGTATTACTCCTCCAAAGGATTCTTATAAAGAGCGAGTTTATACTACTGGAGCATCTGGATTTCCTTCCATGAACCATATAGCTGATAGGAAAGATGGAACTGCAAAAGATTTTTCAGCTATAATTGAGCATGCAAAAAAATGTAGTGCACCAATTGAAATTGAAAGAGGAGAAATAGTTGGAGGATTTGCTCACAATCAAGTAATAGCATTAGCTGATAAAGTTGTAGAAGCTGTTAAAACAGGAGCAATTAAAAGATTCTTTGTAATGGCTGGTTGTGATGGAAGAATGAAAGGCCGCGAATACTATACTGATTTTGCAAAAGAATTACCAACAGATACAGTTATTTTAACTGCGGGTTGTGCAAAATACAGATACAATAAATTAGAACTTGGAGATATTGGTGGAATTCCTAGAGTCCTAGATGCAGGACAATGTAATGATTCATATTCATTAGTTGTTATTGCAATGAAGCTACAAGAAGTATTTGGACTCGATGATATCAATGAATTACCAATAACATATAATATTGCATGGTATGAGCAAAAAGCTGTAATAGTGTTATTAGCATTACTTCACCTAGGCGTTAAAAATATTCACTTAGGACCAACATTACCAGCATTTTTATCCCCAAATGTTGTCAATGTATTAGTAGAGAACTTTGGAATAGCTGGAATTTCTAGCGTAGAAGAAGATATAAAAATGTTTATGGCTTAA